One segment of Streptomyces sp. NA02950 DNA contains the following:
- a CDS encoding TetR/AcrR family transcriptional regulator: MATERNGGGTGLPTSIEAAWGLRERPAKGPRPGLTLTRIVDAAVKLAASDGLGAVSMSRVAADLGVSTMSLYRYVSAKDELLLLMEDAAYGSPPPGPGPDEHWRTGLTGWAWALRAALIRNPWAVRIPISTPPCTPNSVAWMEHGLACLRGTGLGEGEKISILMLVSGFVRNEVRLAVDLQDAAERSGNSPEQSMMAWARLLEKLTDAERYPAVTAALRAGELYTPGGPDDEFVFGLDRILDGVEALVTTRN, from the coding sequence ATGGCCACGGAGCGGAACGGCGGCGGCACCGGCCTGCCGACCAGCATCGAGGCCGCCTGGGGGCTGCGCGAGCGCCCCGCCAAGGGGCCACGCCCCGGGCTGACCCTGACCCGGATCGTCGACGCCGCCGTGAAGCTGGCCGCGTCGGACGGGCTCGGCGCGGTCTCCATGAGCCGGGTCGCGGCCGACCTCGGCGTCTCCACCATGTCGCTGTACCGCTATGTCTCGGCCAAGGACGAACTGCTGCTGCTGATGGAGGACGCGGCCTACGGCTCCCCGCCGCCCGGCCCCGGCCCGGACGAACACTGGCGGACCGGACTCACCGGCTGGGCCTGGGCGCTGCGCGCCGCGCTCATCCGCAACCCCTGGGCGGTGCGGATCCCGATCAGCACCCCGCCCTGCACCCCCAACTCGGTGGCCTGGATGGAGCACGGGCTCGCCTGCCTGCGCGGCACCGGCCTCGGCGAGGGCGAGAAGATCTCCATCCTGATGCTGGTCAGCGGCTTCGTCCGCAATGAGGTGCGGCTCGCCGTCGATCTCCAGGACGCCGCCGAGCGCTCCGGGAACAGCCCCGAGCAGTCGATGATGGCCTGGGCCCGGCTACTGGAGAAGCTGACCGACGCCGAGCGCTACCCCGCGGTGACGGCGGCGCTGCGAGCGGGCGAGCTGTACACCCCGGGCGGCCCGGACGACGAGTTCGTCTTCGGCCTGGACCGGATCCTCGACGGGGTGGAGGCCCTGGTCACCACCCGGAACTGA
- the dtd gene encoding D-aminoacyl-tRNA deacylase, with amino-acid sequence MRAVVQRVNGASVVVDGEPVGEIVGPGLCVLVGVTHADTPEKAAQLARKLWSVRILEGEKSCSDLAAPLLVISQFTLYGDARKGRRPTWNAAAPGEVAEPLVDEVVARLRELGAHVETGRFGADMKVTLTNDGPFTVIVEV; translated from the coding sequence ATGCGTGCTGTGGTACAGAGAGTGAACGGGGCGAGCGTCGTCGTGGACGGCGAGCCGGTCGGTGAGATCGTCGGCCCGGGGCTCTGCGTCCTGGTCGGGGTGACCCATGCCGACACCCCCGAGAAGGCCGCCCAGCTGGCCCGCAAGCTGTGGTCGGTGCGGATCCTGGAGGGCGAGAAGTCCTGTTCGGACCTGGCCGCCCCGCTGCTGGTGATCAGCCAGTTCACGCTCTACGGGGACGCGCGGAAGGGCCGCCGTCCGACCTGGAACGCGGCGGCCCCGGGCGAGGTCGCCGAACCGCTGGTGGACGAGGTGGTGGCGCGGCTGCGGGAGCTGGGCGCCCACGTGGAGACGGGCCGGTTCGGAGCGGACATGAAGGTCACGCTCACGAACGACGGCCCGTTCACGGTGATCGTCGAGGTCTGA
- a CDS encoding carbohydrate ABC transporter permease, which translates to MGLIWLTPAAGLFLSSLRSEEDNATSGWWKAFTSPGSLSFDNYSALLKDSGIVQAFWNTVSISVPATALVVVIAALAGYAFAWLEFPGRDWIFLVVVAMLVVPVQIGLLPVSKLFGSLGLFGTIPGVVLFHVAYGLPFAIFLLRNYFAEIPREMLEAARMDGGSEWRIFTRLVLPLGRPAIASLTIFQFLWVWNDMLVALIFADNESQPLTVALQTQMRQFGSNIGVLAPGAFLSLIVPLVVFFAFQKHFVQGVMAGSVK; encoded by the coding sequence ATGGGGCTGATCTGGCTCACCCCGGCGGCCGGGCTCTTCCTGTCGTCGCTGCGTTCGGAGGAGGACAACGCCACCTCCGGCTGGTGGAAGGCGTTCACCAGCCCCGGTTCGCTCTCCTTCGACAACTACTCGGCGCTGCTGAAGGATTCGGGCATCGTCCAGGCGTTCTGGAACACCGTGTCGATCTCCGTACCGGCCACCGCGCTGGTCGTGGTGATCGCCGCGCTGGCCGGATACGCCTTCGCCTGGCTGGAGTTCCCCGGCCGGGACTGGATCTTCCTGGTGGTCGTGGCGATGCTGGTGGTGCCGGTGCAGATCGGGCTGCTGCCGGTGTCCAAGCTGTTCGGCTCGCTTGGTTTGTTCGGCACGATCCCCGGTGTGGTGCTCTTCCACGTCGCCTACGGACTGCCGTTCGCCATCTTCCTGCTCCGCAACTACTTCGCGGAGATCCCCCGGGAGATGCTGGAGGCGGCCCGGATGGACGGCGGCAGCGAGTGGCGCATCTTCACCCGGCTGGTGCTGCCGCTGGGCCGCCCGGCCATCGCCAGCCTGACCATCTTCCAGTTCCTGTGGGTCTGGAACGACATGCTGGTCGCGCTGATCTTCGCCGACAACGAGTCGCAGCCGCTGACCGTGGCGTTGCAGACCCAGATGCGGCAGTTCGGCAGCAACATCGGGGTGCTGGCGCCGGGGGCGTTCCTGTCCCTGATCGTGCCGCTGGTGGTGTTCTTCGCCTTCCAGAAGCACTTCGTCCAGGGAGTCATGGCGGGGTCGGTGAAGTAA
- a CDS encoding carbohydrate ABC transporter permease, which translates to MSATVRKVPPATAGGPPSGPTPRSRAARRRKVISLAFLLPALLLLGSLVAYPIVFSVGRSFFDASGDTFVGADNYTEMFQDPATMKAIRNSAIWVIVAPVLLTGLGLILAVLTEKIRWATAFKLLMFMPMAISFLAAGIIFRVAYEADPDRGVLNAVTVGVHDAFSGDIAGYPTAHPQNPRTIPAQKDGSFRTAKTASPGDTVNLGLVGVPPKDVPKSAKPAREASSATAAKDELRGVVYIDFTLGGGGKPGRVDPTERGLPQLAVEAVKDGKVVATATTGTDGTYRFEDLAPGDYRLQLPQKDFAEAYQGISWLGPSLITPAIIGAYLWIWTGFSMVLIGAGLASLPRDALEAARMDGANEWQIFRKITVPLLSPVLGVVFVTTVINVMKVFDLVYIIAPGPVQQDASVLATRMWLVSFGGGNNQGLGSALGVLLLLLVVPAMALNIRRFRRSQS; encoded by the coding sequence ATGTCTGCCACTGTCCGCAAGGTGCCGCCCGCGACCGCGGGCGGCCCCCCGTCCGGGCCCACCCCCCGCAGCCGCGCGGCCCGCCGCCGGAAGGTCATTTCGCTGGCCTTCCTGCTGCCCGCGCTGCTGCTGCTGGGCTCCCTGGTCGCCTACCCCATCGTCTTCTCGGTCGGGCGCAGCTTCTTCGACGCCTCGGGCGACACCTTCGTCGGCGCCGACAACTACACCGAGATGTTCCAGGACCCGGCGACGATGAAGGCGATCCGCAACAGCGCGATCTGGGTCATCGTGGCTCCGGTCCTGCTCACCGGGCTGGGTCTGATCCTCGCGGTGCTCACCGAGAAGATCCGCTGGGCGACCGCTTTTAAGCTGCTGATGTTCATGCCGATGGCGATCTCCTTCCTCGCCGCGGGCATCATCTTCCGCGTCGCCTACGAGGCGGATCCCGACCGGGGTGTGCTCAACGCGGTGACCGTCGGGGTCCACGACGCCTTCTCCGGGGACATCGCGGGATACCCCACGGCCCACCCCCAGAACCCGCGGACGATCCCGGCCCAGAAGGACGGCTCGTTCCGGACGGCGAAGACCGCCTCCCCCGGTGACACGGTCAACCTCGGTCTGGTCGGCGTTCCGCCCAAGGACGTGCCCAAGAGCGCCAAGCCCGCACGCGAGGCGTCCTCGGCCACCGCCGCCAAGGACGAGCTGCGCGGCGTGGTCTACATCGACTTCACCCTCGGCGGCGGCGGCAAGCCGGGCCGGGTGGACCCCACCGAGCGAGGACTGCCGCAGCTCGCGGTGGAGGCGGTGAAGGACGGCAAGGTCGTCGCCACCGCCACCACCGGGACCGACGGCACCTACCGCTTCGAGGACCTGGCGCCCGGGGACTACCGGCTGCAACTGCCCCAGAAGGACTTCGCCGAGGCGTACCAGGGCATCTCCTGGCTCGGCCCGTCGCTGATCACCCCGGCGATCATCGGCGCCTATCTGTGGATCTGGACCGGCTTCTCCATGGTGCTCATCGGCGCGGGGCTGGCCTCGCTGCCGCGTGACGCCCTGGAGGCGGCCCGGATGGACGGCGCGAACGAGTGGCAGATCTTCCGGAAGATCACCGTCCCGCTGCTCAGCCCGGTGCTGGGCGTGGTCTTCGTGACCACGGTGATCAATGTGATGAAGGTCTTCGACCTCGTCTACATCATCGCGCCGGGGCCGGTGCAACAGGACGCGAGCGTACTGGCCACCCGGATGTGGCTGGTCTCCTTCGGCGGCGGCAACAACCAGGGGCTCGGCAGCGCGCTCGGCGTTCTGCTGCTGCTGCTGGTGGTCCCCGCCATGGCCCTCAACATCCGTCGCTTCCGCAGGAGCCAGTCATGA
- a CDS encoding GNAT family N-acetyltransferase has protein sequence MPDVTDGARSAVRLEPWEDDPSFLELLRRNNSPEMTRHLGGPESEEKLLDRHRRYAGLAESGRGRMYRVVLLPEEKVAGSIGFWEKEWRGGTVYETGWGVLPEFQGRGVAAAAARRVAGAAAAEGAHRWLHAFPSVDHPASNGVCRKAGFTLLGVCDLDYPAGNPIQCNDWRLELIERR, from the coding sequence ATGCCGGATGTGACGGACGGTGCGCGGTCAGCGGTGCGGCTCGAGCCGTGGGAGGACGATCCGTCCTTCCTGGAGCTGCTGCGCCGTAACAACAGCCCCGAGATGACGCGGCACTTGGGCGGGCCGGAGAGCGAGGAGAAGCTGCTCGACCGCCACCGCCGTTACGCGGGCCTGGCGGAGTCCGGCCGGGGGCGGATGTACCGGGTGGTGCTGCTGCCGGAGGAGAAGGTGGCCGGGTCCATCGGGTTCTGGGAGAAGGAGTGGCGGGGCGGCACGGTGTACGAGACCGGCTGGGGCGTGCTGCCGGAGTTCCAGGGCCGGGGCGTCGCCGCCGCGGCGGCCCGGCGGGTTGCCGGGGCCGCGGCGGCGGAGGGAGCCCACCGGTGGCTGCACGCGTTTCCGTCGGTTGACCATCCGGCGTCCAACGGGGTGTGCCGGAAGGCGGGGTTCACCCTGCTCGGTGTGTGCGACTTGGACTATCCGGCGGGGAACCCGATCCAGTGCAACGACTGGCGGCTGGAGCTCATCGAGCGGAGGTGA
- a CDS encoding NAD(P)H-dependent oxidoreductase — protein sequence MNVLWIFAHPEPRSLSGALRDEGLRTLRELGHDTRQSDLYAMRWNPVVDGGDFRHDDEERLVVGAASQRAYAAGALSEDIRAEQEKLEWADALILQFPLWWYGMPAILKGWFDRVFVKGFAYGVTGPDGRTLRYGDGALSGKRAMVVLTAGAPEDSMGPRGINGDLGHLLFPLQHGTLWYSGMSVLPPHVVYGADRLSPDAYRDRAAGLRERLRTLATAEPLPFRRQNGGDYDERLVLRPDLLPGRSGLAVHYS from the coding sequence ATGAACGTGCTGTGGATATTCGCCCATCCCGAACCGCGCTCCCTGAGCGGCGCCCTCCGCGACGAGGGGCTGCGCACCCTGCGGGAACTCGGCCATGACACCCGGCAGTCCGATCTCTACGCGATGCGCTGGAACCCCGTCGTCGACGGCGGCGACTTCCGCCATGACGACGAGGAACGCCTCGTCGTCGGCGCCGCATCCCAACGCGCCTACGCCGCAGGCGCGTTGAGCGAGGACATCCGCGCCGAACAGGAGAAGCTGGAGTGGGCCGACGCGCTGATCCTCCAGTTCCCGCTGTGGTGGTACGGCATGCCCGCGATCCTCAAGGGCTGGTTCGACCGCGTCTTCGTCAAGGGCTTCGCCTACGGGGTGACCGGCCCCGACGGCCGCACCCTGCGCTACGGCGACGGGGCGCTGTCCGGCAAGCGGGCCATGGTGGTTCTGACGGCCGGAGCGCCCGAGGACTCCATGGGCCCGCGCGGCATCAACGGCGACCTCGGCCACCTGCTCTTCCCGCTCCAGCACGGCACCCTCTGGTACAGCGGGATGTCCGTCCTGCCGCCCCATGTCGTCTACGGCGCGGACCGGCTGTCGCCGGACGCCTACCGGGACCGCGCCGCCGGGCTGCGGGAGCGGCTGCGCACCCTGGCCACCGCCGAGCCCCTCCCCTTCCGCCGCCAGAACGGCGGGGACTACGACGAGCGGCTGGTGCTGCGGCCCGACCTGCTACCGGGCCGTTCCGGTCTCGCCGTCCACTACTCCTGA
- a CDS encoding GNAT family N-acetyltransferase, producing the protein MALEIRTPLPESDLTSWSRGLSTGFLRPPEVSKEEVELRRAQVDLDRVQGVYDGDRCVATFRSFAQRLTAVGGAEVPADAISNVTVSPTHRRRGLLSRMMDHDLRTAKERGEAVASLIAAEYPIYGRYGFGPATWVTEWRVDVARAGLDPRYSGPADGSRVDFADGDEVRKLGPALHERLRTGTHGVIDRSELWWRVSTGLQPSPGHTWKEPFYAVHRSPDGTVDGLLVYTADDRWEAKRAQNTATVRDLIAVTPAAERALWHFLLSVDWVTYVNTGLRAPDDLLPLLLGDPRAAQVSTYADFLWLRPLDIPRLLTARTYPAEGSLVLELHDRAGLAGGRFSLEAGPDGADCAPTTRTADLTMDIAELGTLWLGDESAVRLAALGRVAEEREGAAVLADRLLRAARRPWCPDIF; encoded by the coding sequence ATGGCCCTCGAGATCCGCACTCCGCTCCCCGAGTCCGATCTGACGTCCTGGAGCCGCGGACTCAGTACCGGCTTCCTGCGACCGCCGGAGGTGTCGAAGGAGGAGGTGGAGCTGCGCCGGGCCCAGGTGGACCTGGACCGGGTGCAGGGGGTGTACGACGGGGACCGCTGTGTCGCCACCTTCCGTAGCTTCGCACAGCGGCTGACGGCGGTCGGCGGGGCCGAGGTACCGGCCGACGCGATCAGCAATGTCACGGTCTCGCCCACCCATCGCCGGCGTGGTCTGCTCAGCCGGATGATGGACCACGACCTGCGGACGGCCAAGGAGCGGGGCGAGGCGGTGGCCAGCCTGATCGCCGCCGAGTACCCGATCTACGGGCGGTACGGCTTCGGCCCGGCCACCTGGGTCACCGAATGGCGGGTGGATGTGGCGCGGGCCGGTCTGGACCCGCGGTACTCCGGGCCCGCGGACGGCAGCCGGGTCGACTTCGCCGACGGCGACGAGGTGCGGAAGCTCGGCCCCGCGCTGCACGAGCGGCTGCGCACCGGGACGCACGGTGTGATCGACCGGTCCGAGCTCTGGTGGCGGGTCAGCACCGGCCTCCAGCCCTCCCCGGGCCATACCTGGAAGGAACCGTTCTACGCCGTCCACCGCTCCCCCGACGGCACGGTGGACGGGCTGCTCGTCTACACCGCCGATGACCGGTGGGAGGCCAAGCGGGCCCAGAACACCGCGACCGTGCGCGACCTGATCGCGGTCACCCCGGCCGCCGAACGCGCGCTGTGGCACTTCCTCTTGTCCGTCGACTGGGTCACCTACGTCAACACCGGGCTGCGCGCGCCGGACGATCTGCTGCCGCTGCTGCTCGGGGATCCGCGCGCGGCGCAGGTCAGCACGTACGCCGACTTCCTGTGGCTGCGCCCGCTGGACATACCCCGGCTGCTGACCGCCCGTACCTACCCGGCCGAGGGCTCGCTCGTGCTCGAACTGCACGACCGGGCGGGGCTCGCGGGCGGACGCTTCTCGCTGGAGGCGGGCCCCGACGGCGCCGACTGTGCCCCGACCACCCGCACGGCCGATCTGACCATGGACATCGCCGAGTTGGGCACGCTGTGGCTGGGCGACGAGTCGGCGGTGCGGCTCGCGGCGCTGGGGCGGGTGGCGGAGGAGCGGGAGGGCGCGGCGGTGCTGGCGGACCGGCTGTTGCGGGCGGCCCGCCGCCCCTGGTGCCCGGACATCTTCTGA
- a CDS encoding ATP-binding cassette domain-containing protein, translated as MTSEPAIEARGLEKSYGAVHVLRGVDLSVARGSVFALLGPNGAGKTTTVRILATLSAPDAGRARVAGFDVVAERRRVRRAISLTGQYAAVDENQTGEENLRMMGRLTRLGRAEARRRAQELLERFDLADAGRRTAGTYSGGMRRRLDLAAGLVGRPEVIFLDEPTTGLDPRSRQAMWEVVKGLVGDGVTVFLTTQYLEEADQLADRIAVVDGGRVVAEGTSAALKDRVAGQRLDLVLGGADAFEETARLLGARLVWSDFDRLTLGVATDGSAAHIRGLLDEIDPGRRAVDRFTVHGATLDDVFLALTGHTTTATTSAATASRTDKESTRV; from the coding sequence ATGACCAGCGAACCGGCCATCGAGGCGCGGGGCCTCGAGAAGTCCTACGGAGCGGTGCACGTCCTCAGGGGCGTCGATCTGAGCGTCGCGCGCGGTAGCGTTTTCGCCCTGCTCGGCCCCAACGGGGCGGGCAAGACCACCACCGTGCGCATTCTGGCCACCCTCAGTGCCCCCGACGCCGGGCGCGCCCGGGTCGCGGGCTTCGACGTGGTCGCCGAACGCCGCCGGGTGCGCCGCGCCATCAGCCTCACCGGCCAGTACGCGGCGGTCGACGAGAACCAGACCGGCGAGGAGAACCTGCGCATGATGGGGCGGCTGACCCGGCTCGGCCGGGCCGAGGCCCGCCGCCGCGCCCAGGAGCTGCTGGAGCGGTTCGACCTCGCCGACGCCGGACGCCGCACTGCCGGCACCTACTCCGGCGGGATGCGCCGCCGCCTCGACCTCGCCGCCGGTCTGGTCGGCCGCCCCGAGGTGATCTTCCTGGACGAGCCGACGACCGGGCTGGACCCGCGCAGCCGCCAGGCCATGTGGGAGGTGGTCAAGGGGCTGGTGGGGGACGGGGTGACGGTCTTCCTCACCACCCAGTACCTGGAGGAGGCCGATCAGCTCGCCGACCGGATCGCCGTCGTGGACGGCGGCCGGGTGGTGGCCGAGGGCACCTCCGCCGCACTCAAGGACCGGGTCGCCGGGCAGCGGCTGGACCTGGTGCTGGGCGGTGCCGACGCGTTCGAGGAGACCGCGCGCCTCCTGGGCGCCCGGCTGGTGTGGAGCGACTTCGACCGGCTGACCCTCGGCGTCGCCACCGACGGCAGTGCCGCGCACATCCGCGGACTGCTCGACGAGATCGACCCCGGGCGCCGGGCGGTGGACCGCTTCACCGTGCACGGCGCGACGCTCGACGACGTCTTCCTGGCCCTGACCGGGCACACCACCACCGCCACCACGAGCGCCGCCACCGCCTCCCGCACCGACAAGGAGTCCACCCGTGTCTGA
- a CDS encoding NADPH-dependent FMN reductase encodes MTSQTAVSTASTSAVTTPPLRLAVVVGSTREGRFGPTVARWFTERAALRDDMDVEVIDLADTPLPVQLTHRPGSEESKALEAVSPRLDAADAYAVITPEYNHSYPAALKNAIDWHYSQWRAKPVGFVSYGGISGGLRAVEHLRPVFAEVHAVTVRDSVSFHNAWDLFGPDGRLTAPEAPDAAATTMLDQLVWWGRALRSAREADPYGG; translated from the coding sequence ATGACCTCTCAGACCGCGGTTTCCACCGCTTCCACCAGCGCTGTCACCACTCCTCCGCTCCGGCTCGCCGTCGTGGTGGGCAGCACCCGCGAGGGCCGCTTCGGGCCGACGGTCGCGCGGTGGTTCACCGAGCGCGCCGCGCTCCGCGACGACATGGACGTCGAGGTGATCGACCTGGCCGACACCCCGCTGCCCGTTCAGCTCACCCACCGGCCCGGCTCGGAGGAGAGCAAGGCCCTGGAGGCCGTGAGCCCCCGGCTGGACGCGGCCGACGCCTACGCCGTGATCACCCCGGAGTACAACCACAGCTACCCGGCAGCCCTGAAGAACGCGATCGACTGGCACTACAGCCAGTGGCGGGCCAAGCCGGTCGGCTTTGTCTCCTACGGCGGGATCTCCGGCGGACTGCGCGCCGTCGAGCATCTGCGGCCGGTGTTCGCCGAGGTCCACGCGGTCACGGTGCGCGACTCGGTCAGCTTCCACAACGCATGGGATCTGTTCGGTCCGGACGGCCGGCTGACGGCCCCGGAGGCCCCGGACGCCGCCGCCACCACCATGCTCGATCAGCTCGTCTGGTGGGGCCGGGCCCTGCGCTCCGCCCGCGAAGCCGACCCGTACGGGGGCTGA
- a CDS encoding ABC transporter substrate-binding protein: MITPGTEQHTAADGLLPPRPPSQRGGRLADSVALTTTAADSGAAGPAGESLAGLRLPELRTLRRTAQREEADLSYVRRLLQGRIDILRAELARRRDPAPPVVPDAPPAALVDLLPEILADVPSRHRSSARHVTLGTPHSAEYERLAEEMLAEVGLSDPGARTDEELHGAMGRLIGYEQQVSRRRQELQRTADGCSAEIARRYREGEAQVDDLLG, encoded by the coding sequence ATGATCACACCGGGCACCGAGCAGCACACGGCCGCCGACGGCCTGCTGCCGCCACGGCCGCCGAGCCAGCGCGGCGGCCGCCTGGCCGACTCCGTGGCGCTGACCACGACCGCCGCCGATTCGGGGGCCGCCGGCCCCGCCGGGGAGAGCCTGGCGGGACTGCGACTGCCGGAGCTGCGGACGCTGCGCCGCACCGCGCAGCGCGAAGAGGCGGATCTGAGCTATGTGCGCAGACTGTTGCAGGGGCGGATCGACATCCTCCGCGCCGAGCTGGCACGCCGTCGCGATCCGGCGCCCCCGGTGGTGCCGGACGCCCCGCCCGCGGCACTGGTGGACCTGCTGCCGGAGATCCTCGCGGACGTCCCGTCGCGGCACCGCTCCTCCGCCCGCCATGTGACGCTCGGGACCCCGCACAGCGCGGAGTACGAGCGGCTGGCCGAGGAGATGCTCGCCGAGGTCGGTCTGTCCGACCCGGGAGCCCGTACCGACGAGGAACTGCACGGCGCGATGGGCCGCCTGATCGGGTACGAACAGCAGGTCTCCCGGCGGCGGCAGGAGCTGCAACGCACCGCCGACGGGTGCAGCGCGGAGATCGCCCGCAGATACCGCGAGGGAGAGGCGCAGGTGGACGACCTGCTCGGATAG
- a CDS encoding ABC transporter permease, with product MSDAIVLTGRAVRLSRRNLDAVLTAMLLPVMLMLVFVYFFGGAINTGTEYVTYVVPGVMLLCAGFGSANTAVTVTHDMTGGIIDRFRSLDIGGTAIVAGHVAASVLRNAVATAIVFGVAFLIGFRPDAGPLEWLAVAGVLLLFILAISWLSACFGLIARSPEAAGGFTFLMMFLPYPSSAFVPIDTMPGWLHGFAGHQPVTPLIETLRALLLDRPVGDSGWQALVWCGSILVVAIALSGVLFRRRTV from the coding sequence GTGTCTGACGCGATCGTTCTCACCGGCCGGGCCGTCCGGCTGAGCAGGCGCAATCTCGACGCCGTACTCACCGCGATGCTGCTGCCCGTGATGCTGATGCTGGTCTTCGTCTACTTCTTCGGCGGGGCCATCAACACCGGTACGGAGTACGTCACCTACGTCGTCCCCGGGGTGATGCTGCTGTGCGCGGGCTTCGGCTCGGCCAACACCGCGGTCACCGTCACCCACGACATGACGGGCGGCATCATCGACCGCTTCCGCTCGCTGGACATCGGGGGCACCGCGATCGTGGCGGGCCATGTGGCAGCGAGCGTGCTGCGCAACGCCGTCGCGACCGCCATCGTCTTCGGGGTCGCCTTCCTCATCGGCTTCCGGCCGGACGCGGGCCCGCTGGAGTGGCTGGCGGTGGCGGGGGTCCTGCTGCTGTTCATCCTCGCGATCTCCTGGCTGTCGGCCTGCTTCGGCCTGATCGCCAGGTCGCCGGAGGCGGCGGGCGGATTCACCTTCCTGATGATGTTCCTGCCGTATCCCAGCAGCGCGTTCGTGCCGATCGACACCATGCCCGGCTGGCTGCACGGCTTCGCCGGACACCAGCCGGTCACCCCGCTGATCGAGACCCTGCGGGCGCTGCTGCTGGACCGGCCGGTCGGTGACAGCGGCTGGCAGGCCCTGGTCTGGTGCGGCTCCATCCTGGTGGTGGCGATCGCCCTGTCCGGGGTGCTCTTCCGCCGCCGTACGGTCTGA
- the soxR gene encoding redox-sensitive transcriptional activator SoxR — MTQLTWKTHELTVGDLSRRSGVPASALRFYEREGLIHSRRTSGNQRRYTRDTLRRVAFVRSSQRVGIPLARIREVLALFPEDHVLSKEDWARISECWRADLSERIEQLENLRDHLTDCIGCGCLSIDKCALANPYDQLGEKGAGPHRFLTCC, encoded by the coding sequence ATGACGCAACTGACCTGGAAGACCCATGAGCTCACGGTCGGCGATCTCTCCCGGCGCAGCGGGGTGCCCGCCTCGGCGCTGCGCTTCTATGAGCGCGAAGGGCTGATCCACAGCCGCCGTACCAGCGGCAACCAGCGCCGCTACACCCGTGACACCCTGCGCCGCGTCGCCTTCGTCCGCTCCTCGCAGCGGGTCGGCATTCCACTGGCCCGGATCCGGGAGGTGCTCGCGCTCTTCCCGGAGGACCATGTGCTCAGCAAGGAGGACTGGGCCCGGATCTCGGAGTGCTGGCGCGCGGACCTCTCCGAGCGCATCGAGCAGTTGGAGAACCTCCGCGACCACCTGACCGACTGCATCGGCTGCGGCTGTCTGTCGATCGACAAGTGCGCGCTGGCGAACCCCTACGATCAGCTGGGCGAAAAGGGCGCGGGACCGCACCGGTTCCTCACGTGCTGCTGA
- a CDS encoding DUF1396 domain-containing protein, which translates to MGHVVHTGQRRRTNAAGAVLTAALLCAGAVGCGTEKSDGNAADGAAEGRGMTPAAAVKAAARNTEKLTSLRYRMTGRTPEEGRVEGEGAMSFESKTMRMKVRALDQGADASFEIRVVGKVMYMGADKASAAEMDGKRWLKLDLSALGKGGSGDTSTDALAGQADKNPAAESTFLSDADEVRRVGKETIDGVSTTHYRGTVTLDQMRASLKGEDAETRERRTKNLKQFEDMGVDRLSMDMWVDGNHHTKRFRMRGKGDKGPLDTTITFLDINKPVTVQAPPASETHDLAEPAQGAEG; encoded by the coding sequence ATGGGCCACGTCGTACACACCGGACAGCGCAGACGGACCAACGCGGCCGGGGCGGTACTCACCGCCGCGCTGCTGTGCGCCGGGGCGGTGGGCTGCGGCACCGAGAAGTCCGACGGCAACGCGGCGGACGGGGCGGCCGAGGGGCGGGGGATGACACCCGCGGCGGCCGTGAAGGCGGCGGCCAGGAACACCGAGAAGCTGACCTCGCTGCGCTACCGGATGACCGGCCGCACCCCGGAGGAGGGCCGGGTCGAGGGCGAGGGAGCGATGTCCTTCGAGTCCAAGACGATGCGGATGAAGGTCCGCGCCCTGGACCAGGGCGCGGACGCGTCGTTCGAGATCCGGGTCGTCGGCAAGGTGATGTACATGGGCGCGGACAAGGCGTCCGCGGCCGAGATGGACGGCAAGCGCTGGCTCAAGCTGGACCTCTCCGCCCTGGGCAAGGGGGGCTCCGGTGACACGTCCACGGACGCGCTCGCCGGCCAGGCGGACAAGAACCCGGCCGCCGAGTCCACCTTCCTCTCCGACGCCGACGAGGTGCGGCGCGTCGGCAAGGAGACCATCGACGGCGTCAGCACCACCCACTACCGGGGAACGGTCACCCTCGACCAGATGCGCGCAAGCCTGAAGGGCGAGGACGCGGAGACCCGCGAGCGCCGGACGAAGAACCTCAAGCAGTTCGAGGACATGGGGGTCGACCGGCTCTCCATGGACATGTGGGTCGACGGGAACCACCACACCAAGCGGTTCCGTATGCGCGGCAAGGGCGACAAGGGCCCGCTGGACACCACGATCACCTTCCTGGACATCAACAAGCCGGTCACCGTGCAGGCCCCGCCCGCGAGCGAGACCCACGACCTGGCCGAACCGGCCCAGGGAGCCGAGGGCTGA